The sequence CCACCCGGGCCCGGTCGCCGACAGCCTCGGCCACGACCCGGATCAGGCGTTCCTTCTCCGCGTCGGTGGTCGTCGGCGACTCACCGGTGGTGCCGTTGACCACCAGCGCGTCGTTGCCCTGCGCCACGACCAGGTGATCCGCCAGCCGCGCCGCGCCGTCGAGATCGAGCGCGCCGTCGGGGGTGAACGGGGTCACCATGGCCGTGAGCACCCGACCGAACGGACGGGAGGCCGTCCGGGCCGGGGCGTCAACGTGGTCGTGCGTCATGGTGACAACCTAGCGGACGGCCGGCGGCCGGCCGCCGGGGAAGGGCTCAGGACCCCTGGGCGTGCGGCTCGCGCCCGCTCAGGACCCCTGGGCGTACGGGCTGTGGGCCACCTCGGTGCCGTCGGGCAGGGCCGAGACGGCGAAGTCGGCGAAGGCGTTCGGCGCGACCCGCTGCAACTGCCGCAGACACTCGACCGCCAGTTCGCGGATCTCCACGTCGGCGTGCTCGGTGGCGCGCATTCCGATGAAGTGCCGCCAGGCCCGGTAGTTGCCGGTGACCACGATCCGGGTCTCGGTGGCGTTCGGCAGCACCGCGCGGGCGGCCTGGCGGGCCTGCTTACGCCGCAGCGTCGGGTTCGCCACGTCGGCGAAGCGCCGTTCCAACCCCTCCAGCAGGTCGTTGTACGCGCGCACGCTCGCCTCGGCCGCCTCGACGAACCGCTTGTGCAACTCCGGATCCTCGGCGATCACCGTCGGCTCGACCATCGCCGCGTCCCGCTCCGGCACGTACCGCTGGGACAGCTGCGAGTACGAGAAGTGCCGGTGCCGGATCAGTTCGTGGGTGAACGAACGGGACACCCCGGTGAAGTAGAAGCTGACCGAGCCGTGCTCCAGCACGGAGAGGTGGCCGACCTCCAGGATGTGCGCCAGGTAGCCGGCGTTGGTGGCGGTGGCCGGATTCGGCTTCTGCCAACTCTGGTAGCAGGCCCGTCCGGCGAACTCCGCGAGCGCCTGCCCCCCGTCGGCGTCGGTCGACCAGGGCACGTCCTCCGGCGGGTCGAAGTGGGTCCACGCGACGAGCTTGACCTGCGGCTGCACCATCTCCGGCATTCTTGCGACTGTAGTAGGGCGGCGCCGCCGCCACGATGGCGGGTGGTTAGACGTAGAGGGCGGTGAAGGGGAGCCAGGGCAGGTTGCGGACCACCGAGAAGGCCAGCCAGGCAGCCAGGAACCCGCTGATCAGCTTCGGGCCGATCCGCAGCTCGGGCAGTCGCCAGCCGAACGCCTGCCGGCCGGCCCAGGCGACGAAGAGGTACGCCAGGAAGGGCAGCGCGAAGACGAAGAGGAAATGGTGTCGGGCCGCGGCCGGCAGGTCGGCGTGCAACACGTACCAGAGGGCACGGGTGCCGCCGCAACCGGGACAGTCCAGCCCGGTGGTCAGCTTGAGCAGGCAGGTCGGCAGGGCGTCCGGCGCGGAGCGGGTGGGATCGCTGAGCAGCGTGTAGCCGATGCCGGCGGCGACGCAGCCGACCGCGGCCAGCGGCACCACCCAACGCGGCGCGCGATCGTAGAGCCGCGCCACGAACCGGGTGAGCCGATCGGGCTCGGCCACCGGGTAGCCGGCCGGATATCCCACCGGCCAGTCGGCCGGCACCTCGGGCGGCGCACCGCCGACCGGCCCGTGCGGCACCGGCCCGTGCGGCGCGGCCGGATCCCGGGCGGGCGGCTGCGGCTCGGCGCCGGCTCGGTCAACGCTCGTCACGCCGCTCACCGTACACCGGCCACGCCCAGCAGCGCGGCGGCCAGCGGAGCGGCGAGGTCACCGGCGGCGGGTGGCGCCACCGCGTCCAGGCCGAGCCAGCCGGCCAGCCGGTACAGCTCCGCGGCGAGCGCCACGGCGGTCTCCCCGGGTCGACGCCCGGCTCCGCCCAGGCGGCCGGCACCAGCAGCACCCCGGCCTTGCGGTCCGCCTTCAGGTCGACCCGGGCGGTGAACCGCTCGCCCTGCCGGAACGGCAGCACGTAGTAGCCGTGCACGCGTTGCGGCGCCGGGACGTAGATCTCGATGCGGTAGCTGAAGCCGAACAGCCGCTCGGTGCGGGCACGTTCCCAGACCAGCGGGTCGAAGGGACTGACCAGGCTGTTGCCGCGCACCCACCGGGGCAGCCGCGCCTGCGCGTGCAACCAGGCGGGCTGTCGCCAGCCCGGCACGGTGACCGGCCGCAACTCCCCGGCCTCGACCAGGTCGGCGATGGCCTGCCGGGCCCCGGCGACCGGCAACCGGAAGTAGTCGCGCAGCTCCAGCTCGGCGGCGACCCCGAGCGACCGCGCAGCGATGCTCACCAGCGTGCGGTACGCCTCGGCGTCGCTCGGCGTCGGCGCGTCGAGCACCGGGGCCGGCAGCACCCGCTCGGGCAGGTCGTAGCGGCGGGCGAAGGAGGTGGTGCGCTGCGCCGCGCACACCTCACCGGCCCAGAAGAGGTATTCCAGCGCCTGCTTCACCGCCGACCAGTTCCACCCCCAGTTGCCGGTCTGGCGGGGCGCGTCGTGCTCGATCTCAGCCACCGTCAGCGGGCCCCGGGCGGCCACCTCGTCGCGCACCCAGCTGACCAGGGCGGGCTGCTCGGCGGCGATGCGGCGCATCCCGCCCCAGGCCTCGGCGTGCGCCCGCGCCATCCGCCAGCGCAGCGCCGGATGCAGGCCGACCGGGACCAGCGACGCCTCGTGGCCCCAGTATTCGAAGAGCTCGCGGGGGCGGCGGTAGGCGGCCGAGTCGAGCAGCGTGGTCGGGTACGGCCCGAGCCGGCTGTAGAGCGGCAGATAGTGGGCCCGTTGCAGCACGTTTACCGAATCCATCTGGATCAACCCGACCCGGTCGAGCACCCGGCGCAGGTGCCGGCGGGTGGGCGCCCCGGTGGGTGCCGGGTCGGCGAAGCCCTGTGCGGCCAGGGCGATCCGCCGGGCCTGGGCGAGCGAGAGCGATTCCGGTACGACCATCGCAGGCAGGCTACGCCAGACGTACGACACCGGTGCGGACGCTGGACCTGTCGCCCCCGGCGGCCTAGAACTACTTCCATGCCCACCATCCGCCGCGAGGAACCCGACGACGCCGAGGCGATCGCCCGGGTGCACGTACACGGCTGGCAGGCCGGTTACGCCGGGATCATGCCGGAGGAGGTGCTGAGGCGGCTCAACCCGGTCGCCTGGGCCCAGCGCCGGCGGGCCCTCGGCACCGCCGACCCGGACCACCCGTTCACCACCCTGCTCGCCGAGGTCGACGGCACGCTCAGCGGGTTCACCACGTTCGGCCCCTACCGCAACAACCAGGACCGGGGCGACCTCGATCCGGCGTACGGCGAGGTGGTGGCGATGTATGTCCTGCCGGCCCACTGGGGCGACGGCACCGCCCGGGCCCTGTTCGCGGCGGCCCGAGCCGGTCTGCGGGAACACGGTTGGACGGAGTACCGACTCTGGGTGCTGGCGGACAACGACCGGGCCCGCCGGTTCTACCAGCGGGCCGGGCTGTCACCGGACGGTGAGCGGTCGACCTATCCGGTGCCGCTGTCTGGCGGACGTCCACCGGTCGGGCTGGTCGAGTTGCGTTACACCGGCCGCCTGGACGGCTGAGCCCGACCCGACCGGGGCCGGGCGGCGCACCGGCAGGAAGGCCAGCAGCGCCAGGCTGATCCAGACGTAGGTGTTGCTGAACAGGAAACCGTCGACGCCGGTGAAGTCCTTCTCCCACGCCCAGACGATCCGGCTGATCAGGAAGGCGTACCCGACGGTCGCGGCGGCCAGCAGGGCGCGACGTCGGCGGCTGCCGCGCGGCGCGGCCATGCCGTTGTCCACCAGCAGCAGCAGGCCCGGCAGCAGCCAGACCAGGTGGTGCACCCAGGTGACCGGGCTGACCAGGCACATCACCGCGCCGGTGAGCGCCAGGCCGGTGGCCTGGTCACCGGCGGACGCGGCGGCGCGGCAGCGCCACACCCACACCACCAGCGTCGCGGCGACCAGCAGCAGCCAGGCCACCGTGCTCGGGCTCTGCGGGTCGAGCCGGGCCACCACGCCACGCAGCGACTGGTTGGACACGAAGGCCAGCTCGCCGACCCGGCCGGTGTTCCACAGCGCGGAGGTCCAGAACTCCCGGGAGGCGTCCGGGAACAGCGCGGCGGCGAGCACCGTCGCCGTGGCGGCGGCGCCCATCGCGGTGACCGCCGCCCGCCAGCGCCCGGTGACCAGCAGGTAGACGATGAAGATGCCCGGGGTGAGCTTGATCGCGGTGGCCAGGCCGATGCCGATGCCGGCCCACCGGCTGCCGCCCGGCAGCAGCCGGAGCAGGTCCACCGCGACGAGGAACAGCAGCAGCGTGTTGACCTGGCCGAAGTTGATGGTCTCGCGCATCGGCTCGAAGGCGGCGACCAGGCAGAGCGCCACCGCGAAGGCGAACCAACGGGTCCAGCCGGCCCGCCGCGACACCGGATCCAGCAGCCACCAGACGAGCACCGCGCTGGTCACCACGCCGGCGGCCACGCTCAGCACGATCGCCGCGTGCCACGACAGGTACGCCATCGGCAGCATCACCAGGGCGGCGAACGGCGGATAGGTGAAGCCGTACTGGGTGCCGGGCTTGAGGTAGTCGTAGATCTCCCCGCCGTCGTGCACCCACCAGACCAGGGCGCCCCGGTAGACCTGTAGGTCGAAGAAGCCGTGCCGGACCGCCGCCACGGACAGGAAGGCCGTCACCCCGACGGCGAGCACGATCACGGCAGCGATCTGCCCGGCCGTCCGCCTGGCACCCTGCGCCAACGTCGCCTCCCTCGCCCTGCGTAGGCTGTCGTGCCATGAGTCTCGGGTACGTCCGCCCGGCGCGTCCGGAGGACGCCGCCGAGATCGCCCGCATCCAGCTCGCCACCTGGCGGGTCGCCTACCGGCGGCTGCTGCCCCGGCACGTGCTGGACGGCCTCGACGAGGCGTCGCTCGCCGAGCGCTGGGACGCAGCGGTACGCCAGCCGCCCGGCGACACCCACCGGGTGCTGGTCGCCGTCGAACAGGCCGAGCAATCGTATCTGGTGGGATTCGCCGCCTCCGGCCCGGCCGACGCCGAGGCGCTGGCCCCGAACGAGCCGGCCGACGGGCTCGGCGCGGACGTGGTGGCGGTGACGGACCTGCTGGTCGAGCCGCGCTGGGCTCGGCGCGGACACGGCAGCCGGCTGCTCGCCGCCAGCGTCGACCTGTGGCGGGAGTCCGGCTTCGACCGGGCGGTGGCCTGGGTGTTCGAGGGCGACCCGGCGACCCGGAAGTTCCTCACCACCGCCGGCTGGGAGCCGGACGGCGCGGGACGCGCGCTGGACGTGGACGACATGCTGGTGCCCCAACTACGCCTGCACGTGGCGGTGCCCACCGAGCCGACCGGGGCCGGCTGACCGCGGGCGGTCAGTCGAGCAGGGCGTCCAGGCCGAGGGTCAGACCCGGCCGGGCGCGCACCGCCCGGACGGCAAGCAGGACGCCGGGCATGAACGAGACCCGGTCGTACGAGTCGTGCCGGATGGTCAGCGTCTCGCCGGTGGTGCCGAAGAGCACCTCCTGGTGGGCCACCAGGCCGGCGGCCCGCACCGCGTGCACGCGTACCCCGTCGATGTCGGCGCCACGGGCACCGGCGACCTCGTCCGAGGTGGCGTCCGGCACCGGGCCCAGCCCGGCCCCGGCACGGGCCGCCGCGATCAGGCGGGCAGTGTGGGTGGCGGTGCCACTGGGCGCGTCGAGTTTGCGCGGGTGGTGCTGCTCGACGATCTCGACCGACTCGAAGTATCGGGCCGCGCGGGTGGCGAACTGCATCATCAGCACGGCGCCGAGACCGAAGTTCGGCGCGATCACCACACCCACGCCGGGCTTGCCGGCGAGCCAACCGCGCACCCGCTCCAGCCGCTGCTCGGTGAAGCCGGTGGTGCCGACCACCGCGTGGATGCCCTGGTCGATGCACCAGTGCAGGTTGTCCATGACCACGTCCGGGGTGGTGAAGTCGACGACCACCTGCGCACCGGCGTCCGCGGCGTCGGCCAGCCAGTCGCCCTCGTCGACCGATGCCACCAGATCCAGGTCGGTGGCCGCGTCGACGGCCTTGCACACCTCGATACCCATCCGACCGTGGGCGCCCAGCACACCGACCCGGATCGCCTCGGTCGCGCCCTTGTCCTGCTCGTCAGTCACGCGGCACAACCTATCCCAATCGGGACGCCGGCGCCCCGGGGGTGGGCCGCACCCACCGGCCGGCCGGCGGGGATCAGGCGGTGAAGTCGCGGTCGGCGAACGGGCCGACCACCGCGAGGGACATCGGTCGGTTCAGCAACTCGGCGGCGAGGGTGTTGACGTCGTCGAGGGTGACCGCGTCGACCCGGTCGAGCAGCTCGTCGACCGGGATCAGGTCGCCATAGAGCAGCTCGCCCTTGGCCAGCCGGCTCATCCGCGAGCCGGTGTCCTCCAGGCCGAGCACGAACGCACCCTTGCTCATCCCCTTGCCCCGGGCCAACTCCGCCTCGGTGATGCCCTGCGCGGCGGTCCGCGCCAACTCGGCGCGGGTCAGTTCCAGCACCTGGTCGACGCGGCTCGGCGCGCACCCGGCGTAGACGCCGAACAGGCCGCTGTCGGCGTACTGGCTGGCGTAGGAGTAGACGGAGTAGGCCAGCCCACGACGCTCGCGGATCTCCTGGAACAGCCGGCTGGACATGCCGCCACCGAGCACGTTGTTCAGCACTCCGAGGGCGAAGCGGCGGTCGTCGAGTCGGTCGATGCCCGGGCAGCCGAGGACGACGTGCGCCTGTTCGGTCTCCTTCACCTCCACCACGGTGGTGGCGGCCCGGGTGCGTGCCGCCGGGGTGGCCGGCCGGTACGGCGCGGGTGTCGCCGGGTCGGTGTCCAGCGGGTGCCGCGCAGCGCCTGGCGGACCAGCCGCACCACGGCCGCGTGGTCGAGATTGCCGGCGGCGGCGATGACGATCTGCGGCGCCACGTAGCGGCGGCGGTAGAAGCCCTGGATCTGCCGGCGGGTCATCGGGGTGACCGTGTCGGCGGTGCCGGAGATCAGCCGGCCCAGCGGGTGGTCACCGTAGACGGCCTGGCCGAACAGGTCGTGCACCTCGTCGCCGGGCTCGTCGTCGTGCATGGCGATCTCCTCGAGGATCACGCCCCGCTCGGTCTCCACGTCGGCCGGTTCCAGCACCGAGTCGGCGACCAGGTCGCACATCACGTCGATGGCCAGGGACAGGTCCTCGTCCAGCACCCGGGCGTAGTAGCAGGTGTACTCCTTCGTGGTGAAGGCGTTGGTCTCGCCGCCGACCGCCTCGATCGCCGAGGAGATCTCCAGGGCATTCCGCTTGTGGGTGCCCTTGAACAGCAGGTGTTCCAGGAAGTGGGCGGCGCCGGCCTGCGGCCCGGTCTCGTCGCGCGAGCCGACGGCCACCCACACGCCGAACGAGACGCTGCGCATCGCCGGAATCGCCTCGGTCAGCACGCGCAAGCCGTTGGGCAGCACCGTGCGGCGCACCGTACCGCCCAAAGGGTCGTCGCTCAGGGTCCTGGTCACCGCCCGGGTCGACCCGCCGGCCGCACGGATGGTCCCGGTGGCGTGCCGGCCGGTGCCGGGCGGCACCGCCTCCCGTCGATGCGTCGGGAAGGACGAGCGCCGGGTCCGACTCACGAGAACCTGCTTCCAGTGCGACGAGAGTTTGCTTCGGTCACGAACCGGCCGGGCGACGGTGTCGCCCGGCCGGTCAGCGGAACAGTCGGCTGATCAGCGATCAGCTGTGCCGGGTGCGGCGCCGCGGGCGGGAGTCGTCGTCGCCGCCACCGCCACCGTCGCCGCCCTCGCCACGGTCGGGGCCACGGCTGCCGCGCTCGCCCCCGCGGTCGCGGTCACCCCGGTCGCGCGGACCGCGGTCACCGCGGTCGCGGCCGGCGGGCCGCTCGCCACCCTCACCGGCGGCCGGCGCCTCGGCGCCCTCCGGGCGGACCTTGTCCAGGTAGATCTTGCTGCGCTGGTCGATGTCGGCGATCTCCACCTCGACCCGGTCGCCCACGTTGAGGAAGTCCTCGACCTTCTCGACCCGCTTGCCGTCACCCACCTTCGAGATGTGCAGCAGGCCGTCCCGGCCGGGCAGCAGGGAGATGAACGCTCCGAACGGAGCGGTCTTCACCACGGTGCCGAGGAACCGGTCGCCGACCTTGGGCAGGGTCGGGTTGGCGATCGCGTTGATCCGCTCCACGGCGGCCTGCGCCGACGGGCCGTTGGTGGCACCGACGTAGATCGTGCCGTCGTCCTCGATGGAGATCTCGGCGCCGGTCTCGTCCTGGATGGCGTTGATGGTCTGACCCTTCGGCCCGATCACCATGCCGATCTTGTCGACCGGGATCTTCACGGTGGTGACCCGCGGCGCGTAGTCGGACATCTCGGCCGGAGCCTCGATCGCCCGCTGCATCACGTCGAGGATGGTCTGCCGTGCCTCGTGGGCCTGCTGGAGCGCGGCGGCCAGCACGTCGGACGGGATGCCGTCGAGCTTGGTGTCGAGCTGCAACGCGGTGACGAAGTCGCGGGTGCCGGCGACCTTGAAGTCCATGTCGCCGAAGGCGTCCTCGGCTCCGAGGATGTCGGTCAGCGTCACGTACTGCGTCTTGCCGTCGACCTCGTCGGAGATGAGGCCCATGGCGATGCCGGCGACCGGCGCCTTCAACGGCACACCGGCGGAGAGCAGGCCCAGCGTCGAGGCGCAGACCGAGCCCATCGAGGTGGAGCCGTTGGAGCCGAGCGCCTCGGAGACCTGCCGGATCGCGTACGGGAACTCCTCGCGCGAGGGCAGCACCGGAACCAGCGCCCGCTCCGCGAGCAGCCCGTGACCGATCTCGCGCCGCTTCGGCGAGCCCACCCGGCCGGTCTCACCGGTCGAGTACGGCGGGAAGTTGTAGTTGTGCATGTAGCGCTTGCGGTTCTCCGGGGACAGGGTGTCCACCATCTGCTCCATGCGCAGCATGTTCAGCGTGGTGACGCCCAGGATCTGGGTCTCGCCCCGCTCGAACAGCGCCGAGCCGTGCACCCGCGGCAGCACGCCGACCTCCGCGGTCAGCGGCCGGATGTCGCGCGGGCCGCGGCCGTCGATACGGACCTGCTCGCGCAGCACCCGGTTGCGGACCTCGGACTTGGTCAGCGAGCGGAAGGCCGCCGACAGTTCCTTCTCGCGGCCCTCGAAACGGCCGCCGAGTTCCTCCGCGACCTTGGCCTTGATCCGGTCGAGGGCCTCCTCGCGATCCGCCTTGCCGACGATCTGGAGCGCCTCGGCGACCTCGGCACGGGCCAGGTCGGCCACCGCGTCGTAGACGTCGTCCTGGTAGTCCAGGAAGACCGGGAACTCGACGATCGGCTTGGCGGCCACCTCGGCCAGCTCGCTCTGCGCCCGGCACAGCTCGCGGATCGACGGCTTCGCGGCCTCCAGGCCGCTGGCCACGATCTCCTCGGTGGGCGCGGTCGCGCCACCGGCGATCAGGGCCACGGCGTGCGGCGTCGCCTCGGCCTCGACCATCATGATCGCGACGTCGCCGTCGGGCAGTGCCCGACCGGCCACGACCATGTCGAAGGTGGCCCGGGCCAGCTCCTCCAGGGTCGGGAAGGCGACCCACTGCCCGTCGATGTGCGCGACCCGGGTAGCCCCGATCGGGCCGGAGAACGGCAGGCCGGAGAGCTTGGTCGACATGGACGCGGCGTTGATCGCGATCACGTCGTACGGGTGCGCCGGGTCCAGGGCGAGGATGGTCGCCACGATCTGGACCTCGTTGCGCAGGCCCTTGGCGAACGAGGGACGCAGCGGTCGGTCGGTGAGCCGGCAGGTGAGGATGGCGTCCTCGCTGGGCCGCCCCTCCCGGCGGAAGAACGAGCCGGGGATCCGGCCCGCGGCGTACATCCGCTCCTCCACGTCGACGGTCAGCGGGAAGAAGTCGAACTGCTCCTTCGGCTGCTTGCCGGCGGTGGTGGCGGAGAGGACGACCGTCTCGCCGAGCTGGGCGATGACGGAGCCGGCGGCCTGCCGGGCCAGCCGGCCGGTGGAGAAGGTGATCTCACGGGTGCCGAACGACCCGTTGTCGATCACGGCGGTACGGGCTTCGGTGCCGAGTTTGGTCTCGGTCATGCTGTCTCAATGCTCCTTCGCATCGGGGGCCACGACGCGGGAGCTGTGCGGACGGCCGGTCTTCGATCGAAGCGCCCGGGACCGCCGGCGGGATGCCGGGGTGCCCGGAGGCCACTACCGGAGACCGGTACGCCGACGGCTCCCCTGTCTTGGGTGTCACGGCCCGTTTCTCAGGTGGGACGCCGACGGGGGAGCGGCCTGGTCGGCCACTCCCCCGTCACGTCACCGGCGCAGGCCGAGCCGCTCGATGAGCGACCGGTAGCGGTGGATGTCCTTCTTCTGGACGTAGTTGAGCAACCGACGGCGACGGCCGACCAGCAGCAGCAGCCCGCGGCGGCTGTGATGGTCGTGCTTGTGCACCTTCAGGTGCTCGGTGAGGTCTGCGATCCGCTTGGTGAGGACCGCGACCTGCACCTCGGGCGAACCGGTGTCGCCCTCGACGGTCGCGTACTCCTCGCGGATCTTGGCCTTGCTCTGCTGGTCGAGCGCCATGTTCTCCCTGTTCCAGTGGATTGGATCGATGCTGTCCGTCGGGCCGGGCTAGGGCACCGGTGACGGACGGTCCTCGCGCCCGCGGCGTCGAGCAGGCATGCGAGGCCCCGCGTCGGTCAGCCGACGTCCCTGCCAGCCTACCAGCACCTCGTCCGGCTCGTCCGGACGAGCCCCCTCACCCCAGCACCCGGCGAGTCCGTTCGACGTCCTCGGCGATCTGCGCGACCAACGGCTCGATCGCGTCGAACCGCACCTGCCCGCGCAGATGCGCCACGAAGTCCAGCGCGAGCCGCTCGCCGTACAGGTCGCCGTCGAAGTCCAGCACGTACGCCTCGACCCGCCGCTCCCGGCCCGAGAAGGTCGGGTTGGTGCCGACCGACACCGCGGCGGCGTGCGACCGCCGCTGTCCCCGACGGATCATGCGGGCGGCGTAGACGCCGTCGGCGGGGACCGCCGCGTACCGGTGGCAGAGCAGGTTCGCGGTCGGGAAGCCCAGCTCACGCCCACGCTGATCGCCCCGAACCACCACGCCTTCCAGCCGGTGCGGGCGGCCCAGCGCGACGGCCGCCGCGGTCACGTCACCCGCGTCGACGCAGGAGCGGATGTACGTCGAGGAGAAGACCGTGCTGGCCTCGGCCACCAGCGGGGCACCCTCGACGGCGAAGCCGAACGTGCGGCCGAGCCGCTCCAGCAGCGCCACGTCACCGGCCGCCCGGTGCCCGAACCGGAAGTTGTCACCCACCACCACCAGCGCCGCGTGCAGGTGCTCGACCAGCACGTCGTGCACGAACGCCTCGGGGGAGATCCGGGAGAACTCGGGTGTGAACGGCACCACACAGAGCACGTCCACGCCGAGGGCCTCGATCAGCTCCGCCTTGCGGGCCGGCTCGGTGAGCACCGCGGGGTGGGAGCCGGGCCGGACCACCTCGGCCGGGTGCGGATCGAAGGTGAGCACCACCGACCGCACGCCCCGCTCGCGGGCCCGGGCCACGGCGTGCCCGATGGCCGCCTGGTGCCCCTTGTGCACGCCGTCGAAAACGCCGATGGTGACGACGGACCGCCCCCAGCCACCGGGTGCCGCGTCGTACCCACGCCACCGCTGCATGCTGCTCCTCCGCTGTTGTCCCGCCGGCCGTCGGCGGCCCGGCTTCAGGCCGGCGCGAGCACGACCTCCGCGCGGGCCCGGCCGGTCCGCTCGCTGACGATAGCGATCAACCCGCCGGCCGGGTCGAAGACCGCGTACGGCCCGGCGACGCCGACCGCGTCGAGCGGTCCGCCGTGGGAGAGCACCTTCGCCTCGTCGGCGGTGGCGTCCCGGCGCGGGAAGAAGCGCTCGGCCGCGACCGCGAGCGGCAGGCCCACCACCTCGGGCGCGCGCTGCTCCAACTCGTCGAGGGTAGTGGCCTCGGCGAGGGTGAAGCCGCCCACGGCGGTCCGCCGCAACGCCGTCAGGTGCCCGCCGACCCCCAGCGACAGGCCCGCGTCGCGGGCGACGGCCCGGATGTACGTGCCGGTCGAGCAGGACACGTCGACGTCGACATCCACCACGTCGGGCTGGTCGCGCCGGAGCGCCAGCACATCGAGCCGGGACACGGTGACCCGTCGGGCCGGCAGGTCCACGGCCTCTCCGTCGCGGACCCGCTTGTACGCCCGCCGCCCGTTGATCTTGATGGCGCTGACCGCGCTCGGCACCTGGTCGAGCTCGCCGGTCAGCGCGGTCAGCGCGGCCCGGATCGCCTCGTCGGTGAGCGTCCCGGCCGGCGTGGTGGCGATCACGTCGCCCTCGGCGTCGTCGGTGACCGTGGCCTGACCGAGCCGGATGGTGGCGGTGTAGCTCTTGTCCGCACCGATCACGTACGTCAGCAGTCGGGTGGCCCTGCCCACACCGAGCACCAGCACCCCGGTTGCCATCGGGTCGAGCGTGCCCCCGTGACCGACCCGCCGGGTACCCGCGAGCCGGCGGATCCGCGCCACGACGTCGTGCGACGTGATGCCACCGGGCTTGTCCACCACGATCAGACCGTCTCTGCTCACGACGTGCAAGCCTGCCAGACCCGCACCGCCGGCCGAGCACCGGACGTCCGGCTCGAAAACGGGATGTACGCAGTGGTACCACCCTGCCACGATGGCCACATCGGCGGCCGTGAACGCCGGGCCACGGACCACGGGGAGAACGAGATGACCACGGACGGCAACCGCACCGGGGTGCGGCAGCCCGAGGAGCAGGTGCACCCGCGCACACCCGACCGCCCGACCGCCTTGCCCTCCTGGATGCTCGACCCGCCGCCACCGAGGCGGACCCTGGGCGTCCGGCTGGCCGAGGCCGTCGCCGCCCTGCCCGGTGCCGGATGGGTCCGGCGCCGCTGGTGGGCCTGGCAGCGGCGGCAGCGCCTCTCCCAGCGGTATCCGAACACCGTCAAGATCCTCGCCGTGATCGTCTCGTTCGTGGTGATCCTCATCCTGGTGCTGTCCGCGCACGCCCTCTACGGCCTCGCCTGATCACACCGGGACGCCGCCGGAGCGGGGTTCGGACCGGATCGCACCGGTCACCGCCCAGGCGCCGGTGCGCAGCCGCAGCAGCAGGCCGACCAGGCGGATCACGGTGAACAGCAGCAGGCCGGCCCAGATGCCGCCGAGGCCGAGATCGAAGACGTGGGCGAGCCAGATCGCCGGCAGGAAACCTCCCAGCGCACCGGCCACGGTGAGGTTGCGCAGGTACTCGATGTCACCCGCGCCGATCAGCACCCCGTCGAGGGCGAACACCACGCCGGCCAGAGGCAGCATCGCGGCGAACCAGGGCCAGGCCACCAGCGCCTGCTCGTGCACGGCCTCCTCGGGGCTGAACCAGGTGGGCACGACGCCGGCACCGACCGCCGCGAGCACGGCGAACGCCGTACCGCAGACCGCGCCGAGCCCGGCGACCCGCCGGGCCAGCGCGCGGGCCGCCCGTCGTCGTCGGCGCCGAGTGCCGCGCCGACCAGCGCCTGCGCGGCGATGGCCAGCGCGTCGAGCACCAGCGCCGCGAAGAACCAGAGCTGTACGGCGATCTGGTGGGCGCCGACGGCGGCGGCACCGAAGCGGGCGGCGACCGCCGTGGCGGACAGGAAGCTG is a genomic window of Micromonospora tarapacensis containing:
- a CDS encoding polyribonucleotide nucleotidyltransferase, producing MTETKLGTEARTAVIDNGSFGTREITFSTGRLARQAAGSVIAQLGETVVLSATTAGKQPKEQFDFFPLTVDVEERMYAAGRIPGSFFRREGRPSEDAILTCRLTDRPLRPSFAKGLRNEVQIVATILALDPAHPYDVIAINAASMSTKLSGLPFSGPIGATRVAHIDGQWVAFPTLEELARATFDMVVAGRALPDGDVAIMMVEAEATPHAVALIAGGATAPTEEIVASGLEAAKPSIRELCRAQSELAEVAAKPIVEFPVFLDYQDDVYDAVADLARAEVAEALQIVGKADREEALDRIKAKVAEELGGRFEGREKELSAAFRSLTKSEVRNRVLREQVRIDGRGPRDIRPLTAEVGVLPRVHGSALFERGETQILGVTTLNMLRMEQMVDTLSPENRKRYMHNYNFPPYSTGETGRVGSPKRREIGHGLLAERALVPVLPSREEFPYAIRQVSEALGSNGSTSMGSVCASTLGLLSAGVPLKAPVAGIAMGLISDEVDGKTQYVTLTDILGAEDAFGDMDFKVAGTRDFVTALQLDTKLDGIPSDVLAAALQQAHEARQTILDVMQRAIEAPAEMSDYAPRVTTVKIPVDKIGMVIGPKGQTINAIQDETGAEISIEDDGTIYVGATNGPSAQAAVERINAIANPTLPKVGDRFLGTVVKTAPFGAFISLLPGRDGLLHISKVGDGKRVEKVEDFLNVGDRVEVEIADIDQRSKIYLDKVRPEGAEAPAAGEGGERPAGRDRGDRGPRDRGDRDRGGERGSRGPDRGEGGDGGGGGDDDSRPRRRTRHS
- a CDS encoding bifunctional riboflavin kinase/FAD synthetase — translated: MQRWRGYDAAPGGWGRSVVTIGVFDGVHKGHQAAIGHAVARARERGVRSVVLTFDPHPAEVVRPGSHPAVLTEPARKAELIEALGVDVLCVVPFTPEFSRISPEAFVHDVLVEHLHAALVVVGDNFRFGHRAAGDVALLERLGRTFGFAVEGAPLVAEASTVFSSTYIRSCVDAGDVTAAAVALGRPHRLEGVVVRGDQRGRELGFPTANLLCHRYAAVPADGVYAARMIRRGQRRSHAAAVSVGTNPTFSGRERRVEAYVLDFDGDLYGERLALDFVAHLRGQVRFDAIEPLVAQIAEDVERTRRVLG
- the truB gene encoding tRNA pseudouridine(55) synthase TruB, which translates into the protein MSRDGLIVVDKPGGITSHDVVARIRRLAGTRRVGHGGTLDPMATGVLVLGVGRATRLLTYVIGADKSYTATIRLGQATVTDDAEGDVIATTPAGTLTDEAIRAALTALTGELDQVPSAVSAIKINGRRAYKRVRDGEAVDLPARRVTVSRLDVLALRRDQPDVVDVDVDVSCSTGTYIRAVARDAGLSLGVGGHLTALRRTAVGGFTLAEATTLDELEQRAPEVVGLPLAVAAERFFPRRDATADEAKVLSHGGPLDAVGVAGPYAVFDPAGGLIAIVSERTGRARAEVVLAPA
- the rpsO gene encoding 30S ribosomal protein S15, translated to MALDQQSKAKIREEYATVEGDTGSPEVQVAVLTKRIADLTEHLKVHKHDHHSRRGLLLLVGRRRRLLNYVQKKDIHRYRSLIERLGLRR